Proteins encoded by one window of Ulvibacter sp. MAR_2010_11:
- a CDS encoding LytTR family DNA-binding domain-containing protein, whose product MNCIIIDDEKTARSILTHLCSKYEELDVISEFSNAIDAIKFLNKNEIDIIFLDIHMPDFTGFDLIETLKNPPKIVLTTSDKNFAIDAYQYDCIKDYLVKPITNDRFAKTIEKVRTSITNIMPNEMSSFPTAAPQENDLFINIDRRLIKIDIPTITLVEAKGDYILLKTEDKNYTVHSSLKKIQEKLPSDLFLKVHRSFLINTSKIIDIEDNSVLIGKNVIPVSRSNRPELMRRLNLL is encoded by the coding sequence ATGAATTGCATTATTATTGATGACGAAAAAACCGCTAGATCCATACTAACTCATTTGTGTTCGAAATACGAAGAGTTAGATGTTATTAGTGAATTTAGCAATGCAATTGATGCTATAAAGTTTCTGAATAAAAATGAGATAGATATCATCTTTCTTGATATTCATATGCCAGATTTTACAGGTTTCGATCTTATAGAGACCTTAAAGAATCCGCCAAAGATTGTTTTAACCACCTCAGACAAAAACTTCGCAATTGATGCCTACCAGTATGATTGTATTAAAGATTATTTGGTGAAGCCTATCACAAATGACCGTTTTGCAAAAACTATTGAAAAGGTGCGAACGTCAATAACTAATATAATGCCTAATGAGATGTCGTCATTCCCTACTGCAGCCCCACAAGAAAACGACTTGTTTATTAATATAGACAGAAGATTGATAAAAATTGATATCCCAACAATAACCCTTGTTGAAGCAAAAGGAGATTATATATTGCTTAAAACTGAAGACAAAAACTACACGGTCCATTCAAGCTTAAAAAAGATCCAAGAGAAACTACCATCAGACTTGTTTTTGAAAGTTCACCGTTCATTTCTAATTAATACAAGCAAAATTATCGATATAGAAGATAATAGTGTACTTATTGGCAAGAATGTAATTCCGGTAAGTCGTTCCAATAGACCTGAACTTATGAGAAGACTCAATTTACTCTAA